The following proteins are co-located in the Cryptosporidium parvum Iowa II chromosome 6, whole genome shotgun sequence genome:
- a CDS encoding archeo-eukaryotice exosomal RNAse PH, translated as MVVFDSFPPLTPISENKSLVKNCDSSTLKKENPGNFNIISENKVLIRNDDRQFEELRPITIRTGVIENADGSAYFSIGNTKVLCGIYGPNLCKQNPIEDGLSVSVEYTIGSFCRDSALAKSKVNTENIEIKSDEKIKSILLEKVISSVICHEKYKRSSIDCYFYIIDDDGSAFSAAISAACLSLCNAKIEIIGLFSATNIIAVNSNSLFNHDGKKQTEDEYSMILDPTYNEISYLGASNYSTLEIGLCTIRNQVVYLSANGDFFKDPKRIEEGFSLAEASCSAIVDEIKDHLTSEFNTNFNES; from the coding sequence ATGGTAGTTTTTGACTCTTTTCCTCCTTTAACTCcaatttcagaaaataaGAGCTTAGTAAAAAATTGCGATTCTTcaactttaaaaaaagagaatcCAGGAAATTTTAACATAATATCTGAAAATAAGGTATTGATTCGTAATGATGATAGacaatttgaagaattgaGGCCAATTACAATTCGTACTGGAGTTATTGAAAATGCAGATGGTTCAGCCTATTTTTCAATAGGAAATACAAAGGTTTTATGCGGGATTTATGGACCAAACTTGTGCAAGCAAAACCCAATCGAAGATGGTTTATCAGTTTCAGTAGAATATACCATTGGAAGCTTTTGTAGAGATTCAGCTTTAGCAAAAAGCAAAGTGAAtactgaaaatattgagatAAAATCtgatgaaaaaattaaatcaattctTCTTGAAAAAGTTATAAGCTCAGTTATATGCCATGAAAAGTATAAAAGAAGCAGTATTGACTGCTACTTTTACATTATAGACGATGATGGATCAGCATTTTCTGCAGCAATTTCAGCTGCTTGCCTATCTCTCTGCAATGCAAAAATTGAGATTATTGGACTCTTTTCAGcaacaaatattattgctGTAAactcaaattctttatttaatcaTGATGGAAAAAAACAAACTGAAGATGAATACTCTATGATTTTGGATCCAACttataatgaaatttcatACCTTGGAGCAAGCAATTATTCTACTCTTGAGATAGGTCTTTGTACAATTAGAAACCAAGTTGTATATTTATCAGCAAATGGTGACTTTTTTAAAGACCcaaaaagaattgaagAAGGGTTTTCCCTTGCAGAAGCTTCCTGTAGTGCAATtgttgatgaaattaaagacCACTTAACTTCAGAATTCAATACCAATTTCAATGAATCCTAA
- a CDS encoding endopeptidase, with translation MEGSNNEVLISLGIESSANKVGVGIVTSKGEILANEKMTFVGPPGSGFLPRETAEFHRNNILHLVKQALEKSGINKNSITIISFTQGPGMGAPLAVGALVARMLSMLWSKPLIGVNHCVAHIEMGRLVTKVENPIVLYASGGNTQIIGYANKRYKILGETLDIAIGNCIDRFARVMKLDNYPAAGYHIEQMAKKGKNLISLPYVVKGMDLSFSGILTFGEELIAEKQKEFNNDEQKLQSFYQDFCFSLQETLFAMLIEVTERAISLLNSDSILLVGGVGCNLRLIEMMEQMAKDRGAIVCSMDDSYCIDNGAMIAHTGLLAYQKNFITKVEESAVSQRFRTDQVEILWRE, from the exons atGGAGGGATCTAATAATGAAGTTCTAATTTCCCTTGGGATTGAGTCAAGCGCAAACAAGGTAGGAGTCGGAATAGTAACATCTAAAGGAGAAATCTTGGCAAATGAAAAAATGACATTTGTGGGACCACCT GGCTCTGGATTTTTACCCAGAGAAACTGCAGAATTtcatagaaataatatattgcATTTGGTTAAACAGGCTTTAGAAAAATCCGgaataaataagaattcaataacaattatttcatttacaCAAGGACCAGGAATGGGTGCACCTTTAGCGGTTGGAGCTCTAGTTGCAAGAATGTTGAGCATGCTTTGGTCAAAACCTTTAATCGGAGTAAATCATTGCGTTGCTCACATAGAAATGGGAAGACTCGTAACTAAAGTTGAAAATCCTATAGTACTATATGCGTCAGGAGGAAACACTCAAATAATAGGTTATGCCAACAAAAGATACAAAATTTTAGGTGAAACTTTGGATATTGCAATCGGGAACTGCATTGATAGATTTGCTAGAGTTATGAAACTTGACAATTATCCTGCAGCAGGATACCATATTGAACAAATGGCaaaaaaaggaaagaatttaatttcacTTCCTTATGTTGTTAAAGGCATggatttatcattttccGGAATTCTAACTTTTGGAGAAGAACTAATAGCAGagaaacaaaaagaatttaataatgatgaacaaaaattacaatCTTTTTATCAAGATTTCTGCTTTTCTTTGCAAGAGACCCTTTTTGCAATGTTAATTGAAGTTACAGAAAGAGCAATCAGTCTATTAAACTCAGATTCAATCTTACTAGTCGGAGGTGTTGGATGCAATTTAAGGTTGATTGAAATGATGGAACAAATGGCAAAGGATAGAGGAGCTATTGTATGTAGCATGGATGATAGTTATTGCATTGATAACGGAGCAATGATTGCTCATACAGGATTATTAGCATaccaaaaaaatttcatcaCAAAAGTGGAAGAGTCTGCAGTATCTCAAAGATTTAGAACTGATCAAGTTGAGATATTATGGAGAGAGTGA
- a CDS encoding MJ0041-family pseudouridylate synthase; Zn finger +thump + Psusyn codes for MNNLCWRCEIRKTSFNVESFKFGSEQAILANLSSTNNKEKCHSCRDLLLIDNRSKYCILKIPNEVKKVRRKQSNKFMAVQNTQSGIINTYIIYKQDDINDELKHQSIKGYLGTVFNNALTAAVSNDTGLKVKEAGISIEFTPELRLNSDQEMCFSLKNCLRNLLLSQITSDEGMNTNLDISQNQIHTLKLNQNSELYINFVFSTKIPTHLEHANGFMFSMVVSYTWNNVYLLGRYIKFSRRISQSKWGFSDGDKNKITVDTSIEEILINSLKELINFEKFTFSSSGREDVDVRMLGNYANTLFDRDLNLNEDRNYDQSRNNCLSTEVKIKQSITPAGRPFAIEIGNILTHHYLFYPKNIQVMDLKENSKYFSRENFIQLLKDTIIQKSNSRIEISALNFSDSYSVQKMNKEVNDRQKSYRCICYISTPIYIHEYHEISEKLKFPITLNQRTPVRVLHRRPNINRDRKIYDLMISPINDNYFILDLLAQAGTYIKEFVNGDLGRTSPSLGDLIQESLPGKCNNEEKLNVIIVQLDVLNIY; via the coding sequence ATGAACAATTTATGTTGGAGATGCGAAATTAGAAAGACTTCATTCAATGTTGAAAGCTTTAAATTTGGTTCTGAACAAGCAATTTTAGCAAACTTATCATCAACTAAtaacaaagaaaaatgtCACAGCTGTAGAGATTTATTACTAATTGATAATAGATCAAAGTATTGTATTTTGAAGATTCCAAATGAAGTTAAAAAAGTAAGGCGTAAACAATCTAATAAGTTTATGGCAGTTCAAAACACACAATCAGGAATAATTAACacttatattatatataaacaaGATGATATAAATGATGAGTTAAAACATCAATCAATTAAAGGGTACTTGGGTACAGTTTTTAATAATGCTTTAACTGCAGCAGTATCTAATGACACTGGATTGAAAGTTAAAGAAGCAGGAATTTCCATTGAATTTACTCCAGAATTAAGGCTTAATTCTGATCAAGAGATGTGCTTTAGTTTAAAAAATTGTCTAAGAAACTTATTATTAAGTCAAATAACTTCTGATGAAGGTATGAATACAAATTTGGATATTTCTCAGAATCAAATTCATACTTTAAAACTTAACCAAAATAGTGAATTATATATCAACTTTGTTTTTTCAACAAAAATTCCAACGCATTTAGAACATGCTAATGGCTTTATGTTTTCTATGGTTGTTTCTTATACATGGAATAATGTATACTTATTGGGCCGTTACATCAAATTTTCCAGAAGAATATCCCAATCAAAATGGGGATTTTCAGATGGCgataaaaacaaaataactGTTGATACCTCTATCGAGGAGattcttattaattctttgaaagaattaataaattttgagaaattcacattttcttcatcagGTAGAGAAGATGTTGATGTGAGAATGCTTGGAAATTATGCTAATACACTTTTTGACCGTGAtcttaatttaaatgaagaCCGAAATTATGATCAGAGCAGAAATAATTGTCTCTCAACAGAAGTCAAGATTAAACAATCAATAACTCCAGCTGGAAGGCCTTTTGCTATAGAAATTGGTAATATTTTAACccatcattatttattttatccAAAAAACATTCAGGTTATGGActtgaaagaaaattcCAAGTATTTTTCTAGAGAAAATTTCATACAACTACTTAAAGATACTATAATACAGAAATCTAATTCAAGAATTGAAATATCAGCTTTAAATTTCTCAGATTCTTATTCGGttcaaaaaatgaataagGAAGTTAATGATAGGCAAAAATCATACCGTTGTATTTGCTATATATCTACTCCTATTTATATCCATGAATATCATGAAATTTCAGAGAAACTCAAATTTCCTATTACCCTTAATCAAAGAACTCCTGTTCGCGTTTTACATCGAAGGccaaatataaatagaGATCGTAAAATATATGATCTCATGATTTCTCCAATTAATGATAACTACTTTATTTTGGACTTATTAGCACAAGCTGGTACATATATCAAAGAGTTTGTAAATGGAGATCTTGGTAGAACTTCACCAAGTTTGGGAGACTTGATTCAAGAATCCTTACCTGGGAAATGTAATAACGAAGAAAAGCTAAATGTAATAATTGTTCAATTGGAtgtattgaatatttattaa
- a CDS encoding myotubularin related protein 1, C-terminus protein tyrosine/serine phosphatase, catalytic domain — MNGELGSISTENDSTDRLYNSVYKGSEEINLQSLEAGNDPLSIYKQVSSLNDCFEGRDNNNLNSQYQNFDMDKKPLNKTLEDLSLFDPFPSTQGRSVEVKPMLASPTIVPESRSNISNPTTNINKSSSNLRTSTSVSGLFSSLANTVTQNISSQIQNALRETTSNMIVSNSNNQKAQDLSRWSEILSKIHNNKGPISNTSLEICEADAENITKNMSIILLPGEKLLLFSKECGISAQGLVGPIFGSFIMTNFRIILAPLFQKNINNKALTIVKRFSVSWMYKSGFLHIPIHSITQIGVSSLISGNDNNGVNTEGSNNHTIPGQYIGNNLNLVGSLGTTIGGSGIGQNGQINMNSKSCTYTLDISTKDLRSIQILIVSSEQDKKLIQNSIQNILNETLHKNLFSYTFRENFESLPLFSSINGIFEFDILKEYNRQGVPISSGLINENTSRFPLRFTNVNQNFELCSSYPRIIVVPENISDSQLIKVAAFRSKGRIPILSWTNPDLKCTLWRSSQPKSAFKRCIEDEMMITTISSFYKNNGDPKEERPFAILDARPKLNAFANKATGAGFENIDHYTNCKLEFLNIENIHKVRDSWNKLVSVIQKTSSNQDLSVGNANFEKVMNLLNQGDISSVQAQSVLASLNRMNNSENLTGLKLISEIDSTGWYDLISMILASSNKIVDHLIREKGVLVHCSDGWDRTSQLTALAMLCMDPYYRTIQGFLSLIEKEFILSGHKFHSRSGTPGKESCLENESERSPIFIQWLDCVYQCYNQFPTEFQFHPNLLIIIADHLNNSLFGNFHCDNEYERFCIDSRNSTVSLWDTIMYSIKNNSKGNLDNGQVESLLSLNSSIIFHKELVNPLYNPTHTQVRTHADVLILDSSSFGITPWMPFWFRFTPINAKTVSNPLLYSNY, encoded by the coding sequence ATGAATGGGGAATTAGGAAGTATTAGTACTGAAAATGACTCCACTGATAGATTATATAACTCAGTGTATAAGGGGAGtgaagaaataaatcttCAGTCATTAGAAGCTGGTAATGATCCTCTTTCAATATACAAGCAGGTTTCATCCTTGAATGATTGTTTTGAAGGTagagataataataacttaaaTTCACAATATCAGAACTTTGATATGGATAAAAAGCCGTTGAATAAAACTTTAGAAGAtctttcattatttgatcCATTTCCAAGCACACAAGGAAGATCAGTTGAAGTTAAGCCTATGCTAGCTTCTCCAACAATAGTACCAGAGAGCCGAAGTAATATCAGTAACCCCacaacaaatattaataaatccaGTTCAAATTTAAGAACATCCACAAGTGTTTCAggtttattttcttctttagcAAACACAGTAACGCAGAATATTAGTTCTCAAATACAGAATGCATTAAGAGAAACCACTTCGAATATGATAGTGAGTAATAGCAATAATCAAAAGGCTCAGGATCTATCCAGATGGTCAGAGATCCTTTCCAAGattcataataataaaggtCCAATATCAAATACAAGTCTGGAAATTTGTGAGGCTGATGCGGAGAATATAACTAAAAATATGAGTATTATACTTCTTCCTGGTGAAAAGTTGTTGTTATTTAGTAAAGAGTGTGGAATTTCTGCTCAAGGTCTGGTAGGTCCTATTTTTGGATCCTTCATTATGACAAACTTTAGAATAATTCTTGCTCCTCTTTTccaaaagaatattaacaataaagCATTGACAATAGTAAAAAGATTTTCAGTATCTTGGATGTACAAATCAGGCTTTCTTCATATTCCAATTCATTCAATAACTCAGATTGGGGTTAGCTCTTTGATTTCTggtaatgataataatggaGTAAACACAGAAGGCAGTAATAACCATACAATTCCAGGACaatatattggaaataacTTGAATCTAGTAGGGTCATTAGGTACAACAATTGGAGGTTCAGGAATTGGGCAGAATGGccaaataaatatgaattcCAAAAGTTGTACTTACACATTGGATATTTCAACCAAAGATTTGAGATCGATCCAAATTCTAATAGTAAGCTCTGAGCAAGACAAAAAGCTAATTCAAAATagtattcaaaatattctgAACGAGACTTTGCATAAAAACTTGTTTTCGTATACTTTTAGGGAGAATTTTGAGAGTTTaccattattttcttcaattaatgGGATTTTTGAGTTTGatattttgaaagaatataataGACAAGGAGTTCCAATATCATCAggtttaattaatgaaaatactTCAAGATTTCCTTTAAGATTCACAAATGTGAATCAAAACTTCGAGCTTTGTTCTTCATACCCAAGAATAATTGTGGTTCCTGAAAACATATCCGATTCACAACTAATTAAAGTAGCAGCATTTAGATCAAAGGGAAGAATACCAATTTTAAGCTGGACAAACCCAGATTTAAAGTGCACTCTATGGAGGTCTAGTCAGCCAAAATCTGCGTTTAAAAGATGTATTGAGGACGAGATGATGATAACAACCATTTCCAGCttttacaaaaataatGGAGACccaaaagaagaaagacCTTTTGCAATACTGGATGCTAGACCAAAATTGAATGCATTTGCTAATAAAGCAACAGGAGCTGGATTTGAGAATATTGATCATTATACCAATTGTAAATTAGagtttttgaatattgaaaatatccATAAGGTTCGTGATTCTTGGAATAAGTTGGTTTCagtaattcaaaaaacTTCATCAAATCAAGATTTGAGTGTTGGTAATGCTAATTTTGAGAAAGTGATGAATTTACTTAACCAAGGAGATATCAGTTCTGTTCAAGCTCAATCAGTACTTGCTTCTTTGAATAGAATGAATAATTCAGAGAATTTAACGGGATTAAAGTTGATTTCAGAAATAGATTCAACAGGCTGGTATGACTTAATTAGTATGATCCTTGCATCATCAAATAAGATTGTTGATCATTTGATTAGGGAAAAAGGAGTTTTGGTACATTGTAGTGATGGATGGGATAGAACTTCACAACTAACAGCACTTGCAATGCTTTGTATGGACCCTTATTACAGAACAATTCAGGGATTTCTTTCACTtatagaaaaagaattcataCTTTCTGGTCACAAATTTCATTCCAGATCTGGTACTCCTGGCAAAGAATCTTGTTTAGAAAACGAGTCAGAAAGATCTCCAATATTTATCCAATGGTTAGATTGTGTTTACCAATGCTATAATCAGTTTCCAACAGAATTCCAATTTCATCCAAAcctattaattattattgctgATCACTTAAATAATAGTTTATTTGGGAATTTTCATTGTGATAATGAGTATGAGAGATTTTGTATAGATTCTAGAAATTCGACGGTTTCTTTATGGGATACAATAATGTATTCtattaagaataattcTAAAGGTAATCTGGATAATGGCCAAGTTGAATCCCTTCTTTCTCTAAATTCCTCTATAATATTCCACAAAGAGCTTGTAAATCCTCTTTATAATCCCACACATACACAAGTCAGGACGCATGCTGATGTATTAATACTagattcttcttcttttggAATTACTCCTTGGATGCCTTTTTGGTTCAGATTCACTCCAATTAATGCAAAGACTGTATCTAACCCACTTTTATATAGTAACtactaa
- a CDS encoding 26S proteasome regulatory subunit Rpn6-like; PINT domain containing protein: MEISIKDDFEKAKSLMETDFKLSIPILIELIKKDNLDEIEDGTKIQEQAIYTLGEIYMKQGMANELKELIKTIRPIIGGLPKARVAKIIRNLMDMMSKIPDTEKLQEQLCLECIEWCLEEKRTFLRHRITARLAMVYLNSSQFVKGLDYIEKLIKEVKKVDDKILLVEAYLIESKLEYRIRNLPKSKAALTAARTNANSIHCPPLLQADIDLQSGIILADEEDFKTSFSYFYEAFEAFNIANDERALQSLKYMLLSKIMSQQTNNLASLLSGKNKVKFQMREIEALRMVASCCENRSLSMFEDVLKNYETELSSDMVIHRHINNLYESLMEQNILRILESYSHIEISQLALFLNLSSERVYSKVIEMILNKLIQGNIDQRTEVLTIYDENQNSNLKIPELISTFDNLSNVVDVLYEKATRTV; encoded by the coding sequence atggaaataagTATTAAGGATGATTTTGAGAAGGCAAAGTCTCTGATGGAGACAGACTTCAAATTAtcaattccaatattaatcGAATTGATTAAAAAAGACAACTTGGATGAAATAGAAGATGGAACCAAAATTCAAGAGCAGGCAATCTATACATTAGGAGAAATATATATGAAACAAGGCATGGCAAATGAATTGAAAGAGCTTATTAAAACTATTAGACCAATAATTGGTGGACTACCAAAAGCTAGAGTTGCAAAGATTATTCGAAATCTAATGGATATGATGTCAAAAATTCCAGATACCGAAAAACTACAAGAACAACTTTGTTTGGAGTGTATTGAATGGTGCTTAGAAGAGAAGCGTACATTCTTGAGACATAGAATTACTGCTCGTTTAGCAATGGTTTATTTGAACTCTAGTCAATTTGTTAAAGGTTTAGACTATATTGAAAAGTTGATTAAAGAAGTTAAAAAGGTTGACGATAAGATTCTATTAGTGGAGGCTTATTTGATAGAAAGTAAACTTGAGTATAGAATTCGTAACTTACCCAAGTCTAAGGCAGCTTTGACAGCAGCTAGAACTAATGCAAACTCCATTCACTGTCCTCCTCTCTTACAGGCTGATATAGATCTACAATCTGGCATTATACTTGctgatgaagaagattttAAGACATCATTCTCGTACTTTTATGAAGCTTTCGAGGCATTTAATATTGCAAATGATGAAAGAGCCTTGCAATCATTAAAGTATATGTTGTTATCAAAGATCATGTCCCAACAAACCAATAATTTAGCTTCTCTACTTTCTggtaaaaataaagttaagTTCCAGATGAGAGAGATTGAAGCCTTGAGAATGGTTGCATCTTGCTGCGAAAATAGATCTCTTAGTATGTTCGAGGAtgttttaaagaattatgAAACCGAGTTAAGCAGTGATATGGTCATTCACAGACATATTAATAACTTGTATGAAAGTTTGATGGAACAGAATATTTTAAGAATTTTGGAATCTTATTCACACATTGAAATCTCTCAACTTGCTTTATTCCTCAATCTTTCTTCCGAAAGAGTTTATTCCAAGGTTATTGAAATGATTTTAAACAAGTTGATTCAGGGAAATATTGATCAAAGAACTGAAGTTCTTACTATCTATGATGAGAATCAGAATTCTAATTTAAAGATTCCTGAACTTATCTCTACATTCGACAATCTTTCAAATGTCGTTGATGTTTTATATGAAAAAGCTACCAGGACAGtataa
- a CDS encoding sf-assemblin; Low complexity protein, protein MLKEEIMDLINKSSLTISTGGIVAPVNEIKTNLDITTNLDEVVVGNENLNLSGFNSQTGGTSQSPKHLQLSLSSRNIKQNQTNLKNSLGRKNGSLSALFSQQLGGTISNLNSTNNTSIATTSLSPITVAETSTSGLIHSPTSLIGNSSLPLSTKQKLGQIQGQLLGLEKQLRNDTRQKREYEENRLQVLKENTMKLKKAIEAENQQRNEIQSNMKRNFEEQMSSIQQRLEDVFSGKLDQLSIACKSLDERLSVIEKEMVSEKSQIIEEFEHKHQSLVNEIMNAKSIAEREYNIAEEKEEQMKLFLKELENHVEEEIGREVNNKEMVLSSINDSFNQLKDKIEKTQDKFQNFVLEEIAHIKNDIAKESQNREAADDDIVQALNQYTKALQDVLKIIC, encoded by the coding sequence atgttaaaagaagaaataatggatttgattaataagTCGTCTTTAACAATATCAACAGGAGGAATTGTAGCACCAGTAAACGAAATAAAGACCAATTTGGATATTACAACAAACCTTGATGAAGTTGTTGTGGGTAATGAGAATCTTAATCTTTCAGGATTTAACAGCCAAACAGGAGGAACTTCACAATCACCAAAGCATTTGCAATTAAGTTTATCAAGTAGAAACATAAAACAGAACCAgacaaatttaaaaaattcacTTGGTAGAAAGAATGGGTCTCTCAGTGCTTTATTTTCTCAACAATTAGGAGGTACCATTagtaatttaaattcaacaaataataCATCAATTGCTACAACAAGTTTGAGTCCAATAACTGTAGCAGAAACAAGTACTAGCGGGCTTATTCATTCTCCTACATCTTTAATCGGTAATTCGTCTCTTCCCCTATCAACAAAACAAAAGCTTGGACAAATTCAAGGCCAATTACTTGGGTTAGAGAAACAATTAAGAAATGATACTCGCCAAAAAAGGGAATATGAGGAGAATAGGCTCCAAGTATTAAAGGAGAATACAATGAAGTTAAAGAAGGCCATAGAAGCTGAGAACCAACAAAGAAATGAAATCCAATCAAACATGAAGAGAAATTTTGAGGAACAAATGTCTTCAATACAACAAAGATTAGAGGATGTGTTTTCTGGAAAATTGGACCAGCTTTCTATAGCTTGCAAGAGTTTGGACGAAAGGTTATCTGTAATTGAGAAAGAGATGGTGAGCGAAAAATCACAAATAATTGAGGAATTCGAACATAAGCACCAAAGTCTTGTGaatgaaataatgaatGCCAAGTCAATTGCTGAGAGAGAATATAATATAGCAGAAGAAAAGGAGGAGCAAATGAAACTGTTCTTGAAGGAGCTTGAGAATCATGTAGAGGAGGAGATTGGGAGagaagttaataataaagaaatggTTTTGAGTTCAATAAATGATAGTTTTAACCAGCTCAAAGATAAGATTGAAAAGACTCAAGATAAATTCCAAAACTTCGTACTTGAGGAGATTGCTCACATAAAAAACGATATTGCAAAAGAATCCCAAAATAGAGAAGCTGCAGATGATGACATTGTCCAGGCCTTAAACCAGTATACAAAAGCTCTTCAAGATGtattaaagataatttGTTAA